ATTTAGTTTCCAACCAAGTGTGGGTGTATTGAGACTTGGTCATTAGTTAACTAAATGTGTTGCAGGTGCTCACACAAACTAATCTAGctctttgtgtgtgcgtgtgtgtgtgtctttaggTACCAGGAAACTTCCATGTGTCCACGCACAGCGCTACAGCGCAGCCCCAAAACCCCGACATGACCCACACCATCCACAAGCTGGCCTTCGGAGAAAAGCTCCAGGTGAGGACACGCACTTAAACGCACCCAGCAAAAAATAGATGCAGATGAGATGTACAGTATCAAGGCTGAACACAgatctcttttctctcctttgtCACGCAGGTACAGAAAGTACAAGGAGCCTTCAATGCGTTAGGAGGGGCTGATAGGCTGTCATCTAATCGTACGTATGCACATGTACTCATCATAGCCACTGTGTGACATTTATGTAAGGCATGGAATGATGCAATGAAATGAGACACCTAGCGGACGTCTATTGAATCCAAAGTGGAAACACAGCTGACACTGCATCTCACATGCCACTTGCGTCATGATCAAAACTATATCCATTtttggacacttttttttttttttcatttgaaataacTTTGTTCCTCTTGCAGCTCTGGCCTCACACGACTACATACTGAAGATTGTTCCGACAGTGTATGAAGACCTCTCAGGCAGACAGAGGTTCTCCTACCAGTACACGGTAGCAAACAAGGTACTGACTTCCTCCTGTTGTCcctcttttttccctttcccCTCTCACCTGTTAGACCCCTTGTGTCATATGTTGTTCTTGCACATGTCAAGGCAGCAGCGTGACCATCCCAACATATGGTCAGAGCATGTATCGCCGCGTTAACTTGTGCACTCACCCGGAAGTGAAAGCTCACCCCTAGTGACTAGAAACGCTCCCCAGATGTCAACAAACCATAAACACACTTCCAAGAAGCGTGTTGACTGACAGCTGGGTTTTGGAGTTTGGGGTCATAACAGTGCAGCTCAGCTGTGaatggaggaggatgagggcCTGAGCAGAATATTCCGAAATCTCACTGCCAGAGCATAAATAAGTGTCCAGCTGAGGCATGCATCAGCCCTCTGAGTGTGTTGTGGTGAATGAGGATGCTTTTTTGCAGTAAACTCACTGATCGCAAAAACCCACAAAACTTTGTAGCCTTTTTTTCAGTGAATCATTCATGACTTTTGAGTGACTTTATCCGAAACCAATTGTGTAGTGACTCACAGGCACCACTGCCACCACAAGAGATAAGAATGAAAAAACAGATTGCTCTACATTCATCTCTAAACATAATGAGATTAACAGCCTTGGTGTTTATTAAATCGATTTCTCTCGCCTGGCACAGCTCCAAAACTCATTAAAGTTTGTTACACATTtcgtttctttcttctttcttaacCCACACAGGAGTACGTCGCTTACAGCCACACCGGCAGGATCATCCCAGCCATCTGGTTCCGATACGACCTCAGTCCAATCACAGTGAAGtacacagagaggagacagcCCTTCTACCGCTTCATCACAACAGTGAGTGAATTTCCCTCGGGGCTTGCCGGAACAGAATAATCTCTGGACTAAAGCTCTCGAATAAAATCAATTTAGTTTGATTCAAGGTTTTGTAGAGGTCTGAAATATAGTGAAAACTTTAAACAAGTTACAATAACTGATTTAACTGGCCCATTAACAAGCTGTGAACATGacactgacattattttcaccCTTTAAGTCGATACGGTGAACTTTACACATCAGCAGATTCCGTGCAAAGTCGGTGCGCTTGCCGTGTTTACAGTCCATGCAGTCACAAATTTATGGGCTCCACTTAGATGTCCACATAGGGCTCGATGTGGACTGTCACAGACATGGGCAGATGATGACATTTACGACCAAAGTGGACTGTCAAGGCCACACGGATGCGGAAAGTATAAATTGGCCtttacattagcattcatttcaAATTTGCTGTTTCAGTCCACTTGCAGAATCTAAGTCCAATATTTATCCTCTATTAGTTCTGGTTTGGTCTTTTTTAACACTTGAGGGGACATATAGTCACATTAAAGCAGGAGTATCAAACATACGGTCGGGGGCCACAACCGGCCCGCTAAATGACTTTTCACACCTTATGTTGGTGCACATGTAAAGGCTtagaggtttcaggagcaatttaaacagtgagtagGTACTTAGGGCACATTCATACCAGGATAGTCCAGGGGACTTGGTTCAATTGGGTGGGGAATGCcgaaaaaatttcacaccttcatttggtttggttcactttcacactgcactttttaaagcgaaCCAAACTgcctggacaacgtcacgcagttacaacagctgctcgtttgggggcggtattacccgaaacgaccactgaccaggaagaaaaaaagcatgaggaagaagattGGCCCGGaccgaaaacggaaatccatccccttcagccagcttggtcaccacaaaaacaccaaacaccaaagtgcactgcgctctacgtcacttcctctctttggttcacttctctctttggttcgccggatagtccgtttgcctttcccactgtaagcagaaccgcaccagggttcacttgcaagtgaaccgagatccccagttttcaagcagacCAGGGTTCGTGTATTTCGTCCCACCAGTGTtggaatgagcgttcacaccactccaagtGAACTGAGCTATCTGTGGAAGTGGACCGCGGttcgtttaaagcggaccaaatagcgccagtgtgaatgcgtccttaatgtaaaatgctgcctcagaggCTCTTCCACCCTGACtagaatacagctctctgacaTAACAATAAATACCTAaagtggtcatatttaaagatattaaacATTGCTAAAcatattgtcaaccagcagcttcagtacaaaagaatctgtatcagacttctatcttaaaaGTATATGGGTGGagccctgctgctgaggcactgacaaaacatcagattgtaaatggtttgtaaggcagaGGATGATCTCACCTGCTTCTTCAACACCTTCCACTTGAGTGGAAAATTATGAAGaacatgcacatgtaatgaaagtgagtagtagactgactgaatgtggaaaaattGAGATATATTAATGGTAATAAAGTAATGAGCATTACATGAAAATCATTATTGATGAACCCAAGGGGAATTATCAGCCGATTATGatgttcccctcagctctaaTTAGCTGTTTAGCTGCTGTGAGCTAATTGTTaggactagctggtgaacatagtgcaACATTTAGCAGCGAAAAACAGGTATTTTGCCCTCagaagttggtggagaccaaaatcgagctaaaaggagagtgactTGTGTGACCAGAAGCACAAATGTAGGTAAATGCTAATTCTTTGACGTGTTTGCTGGATGTGTTAAAAGCAATTGTTACCTAATACATTTGATTTGAAATCTTTGTAAGCTAATgacatgtcagtgttgtgtttacagcttgttgcagtgtttctgtgttgctgAAAAATCTGTTAATACAggttaaatgtaaaacaaaacatttcataataagaaattaaaatggacacacaaaatataaatgcaagaCTTTTGTTTTTGGTCCCATTTGTCACAAGTTGTCGTTAAATATCcaagactttttttatgcactcaatagAAACCTTTCTCTCAAATCACAAAATTTGTTTAAATCTGTGACAGTGAGCATTTTGCCAATGTAATCCATCCTCCTGACAGGTGTCATATCAACATGCTGGTTAAACAGCATGATTAAAACACAGGCCTGCCTTAGGATGATCAAAATAGAAGGCAACTCTAAAACGTGCAGTTTAACCActcagcacaatgccacagatgtcgcaagttcgGAGGCAACGTGCTGTTGACAAGCTGACTGCAGGAATTTGCCTCTGCCTGTGAACTAAATGTTCTATTCACAACACTGAGCCGTGTCCAATGTTGTTTCTGAGAATTTGGCTGTTTaatattatgtatttatatttctgcTCAATGTGTGGGACTATGACTGTAGGTTTGCACTTTTTGCATTTGCTTTCATGATTTTAGGTTTCTTTTTTGTCTCGTAAGAAGTCTGAACTTTACAGAAAATGATTggcattttggaaaatatgttcCCTTTTTTCTTGGAGTTGGATGAGAATATtaatactgatactgatatgGTGAATATGAACAGTCTGCAGCCTgtcagcttagcttagcatactgGAAACGGGGAAACTATTAGCGTAGCTCTGTACAAAGATAACAAAGTACGCCTAtgagctttttaaaaatatatatatttttatttctttttcctcctGAATTCCTCGTCCTTTTCCCTGCCTCCTCTCCCCACCTGACCTTGTCAGCTGAGGAATTTTGGCTAAGCCCGTACCTCCTCATCAGGAAGTTTTCCTCCTGACTGATAATGCGGTCAGGATTAAATTGGCTGCCAGGCTGATGAGCTACACCCTTATTTGTCTTTCGAGTTGTTTAGGTTTATCATGACTTAAGGCATGGGGGTAGGATATGACTGTGTTCATCATGTGATTATGAGTCATGGCTCAAGATTGTGAGTCAAGCTGCAGCACAGCTCTTTGCTGGATTCCAGCACATTCTGGAGAGTCAGTGTGATGTATTGTTTTGATAGATTGTGATTAGAAGCAGCTGACATTGGATCATTAATATATAACCATAGAAGACTGACAGTGACTTGTTCTCTGCAGATCTGTGCCATCGTCGGCGGGACGTTCACAGTCGCAGGAATCATCGACTCCTGTATATTCACCGCTTCAGAGGCCTGGAAGAAGATCCAGATAGGGAAGATGTCATGAGGACTGCTCCCCGCTCCTCCCTACATCTTATTTATAAGTGCAAAGTTGCTAGCCTGTTAGCTAAATCCAATCCTGCTCGAACCCACTTCCTTTTGGAGATTGTATCAGCGCGACCAATGAAGTGGCTCCGGCACTCGATCTAACTACCAGGCTACACGGCTGCGTCTCAGTTACTTAAGTTCCTCTCAGGCCCCATCTGCTCTGGTGACGTGTGGACGCGGACTATCACATGTCGGCTTTCTCCGTCTTCAGtgtcaggggaggagaggaaaggagaggagagggaagctCTTTTGTTACTGCAGAGATGAAGTACTGTGTGTCAGGGTTCAACCAGTATGGGTACTTGGTATGGTACGTCTGATTGTGATAGaatgaagtaaaaaaaacaaacaaaacaaagctgatATTTGTGATGAAagtcaaatattttaaattttaacacTTTGTGACACTACTCTCCACAAATATTCAATCATAGGGAAGTTTTCAAGTTACGAGACATGATTAAGTGTTtaaatgagttaaaaaaaaggatCATTTTAACCAGTCCAACCAGTATATCGGTCTAACCGTACTGTTTACTCAGTTCcgcaaaatgaaaatgatcatttgaatgaagtGTTTATAAGCCTGTGCTGTTTAAAAGGCTGGACTGATATTTGTTGACGTAATTCACTCTGTCCGTAAAACTACAATTTGCATCATGTGAAGTTAATTTTACATCCTGTCTCATTTTATCTTCTGTATTCAAACTGTGTGCCTTTAGTTTGACTCGTCCACCATAACAGGGTTATCATCAGATGTTCCAGTGGCTGCCACTAAAACCAGTTCATTGCAAATTATGACTCAGTGCAGATTCACCTTTTAGAGTTTTCTTTTTCCAACACATTCATCATTGTTTCCCTTGAAATCAGTTTATACCAAATACTTCATCAATGCTGTTAAAGATTCTACTTTTGACTTTGTCCATCCCATTTGATTTGTTGAGAAAAACTATAAtgaatgtcttgtttttttctaagaGATCAGTTGATTacggtagttttttttttttttacatagtatgtgaacatgtttacttttttaatttctatGAAGTTTTAAAATTGTAAAGATTTGCTTTTATAAGGAGAGAACTTGTAGACCAACATGTTTTTCCCTCTTTggtcatttcttttctttcttttatactGTTATCTGACAGACCTCTCTGATCCAGGACGGTGATAATCACAAGCCTTCAGAAACTGGTCTTTCTACTGTTGAGGTCATTCACTTCCTGTTCCGTCTCAAATTACTCTGTAATGCTGTGTGTTCCTTGAGTAAAGGTACCATAGAAATCATGT
This region of Epinephelus fuscoguttatus linkage group LG9, E.fuscoguttatus.final_Chr_v1 genomic DNA includes:
- the ergic1 gene encoding endoplasmic reticulum-Golgi intermediate compartment protein 1, whose translation is MPFDVRRFDIYRKVPKDLTQPTYTGAFISILCCVFILFLFLSELTGFIATEIVNELYVDDPDKDSGGKIEVSLNISLPHLHCDLVGLDIQDEMGRHEVGHIDNSMKVPLNQGDGCRFEGEFTINKVPGNFHVSTHSATAQPQNPDMTHTIHKLAFGEKLQVQKVQGAFNALGGADRLSSNPLASHDYILKIVPTVYEDLSGRQRFSYQYTVANKEYVAYSHTGRIIPAIWFRYDLSPITVKYTERRQPFYRFITTICAIVGGTFTVAGIIDSCIFTASEAWKKIQIGKMS